A region of Dehalococcoidia bacterium DNA encodes the following proteins:
- a CDS encoding branched-chain amino acid ABC transporter permease — protein sequence MTIWVLWLVTVLLCIGAVLAPGGLRWRLSALALVLIAISCLAPFLLPVYRVSQLTRMWSLAISLLGLNIISGYGGQVSLGQGAFMLMGAYTLAILTDGTEQLGMVDARPWPFWAVLPVAGGVAGAAGVVLGVVSLRWRGVFLALGTFAAALALPHVLLRYDNFSGGARGIRFPATPPPKFLDGLLSQHEWLYFLGLLSFLLAFGLCWNLHRGFWGRALVATRESELAAKAMGVNVTRIRVEAFALSAGLGGVAGALYAMPLRFVMHETIEPLESIYLFLALIVGGMGSLAAAIPAAALLIYLPTDVVQVVGRLPGLGVELVSRAPGLIQGALVVAVLLLLPNGIVPALGQLASWRPAWGLRPWQLLAVQWRGASSALRRGRPMALGKSLRREAPDNGDKEV from the coding sequence ATGACCATCTGGGTGTTATGGCTCGTAACGGTGCTCCTATGTATTGGGGCGGTCTTGGCCCCTGGGGGGCTCAGGTGGAGGCTTTCGGCCCTGGCGCTAGTCCTCATCGCTATATCCTGCCTGGCGCCCTTCCTACTGCCCGTCTACCGCGTCTCCCAGCTGACGCGCATGTGGAGCCTCGCCATATCGCTTCTGGGGCTGAACATCATCTCCGGCTATGGTGGCCAGGTCTCCCTTGGCCAGGGGGCCTTTATGCTGATGGGGGCTTATACGCTGGCCATCCTCACCGATGGGACAGAGCAGCTGGGGATGGTGGATGCACGTCCTTGGCCATTTTGGGCCGTGTTGCCCGTTGCAGGGGGCGTGGCAGGAGCGGCGGGGGTCGTGCTGGGGGTCGTCTCCCTGCGATGGAGGGGGGTGTTTCTGGCGTTGGGGACCTTTGCCGCCGCTCTGGCCCTGCCGCACGTTCTCTTGCGGTACGACAACTTCTCGGGCGGGGCGAGAGGGATCCGGTTCCCAGCGACTCCCCCGCCCAAGTTCCTAGATGGGCTCCTTTCCCAGCACGAGTGGCTCTACTTCCTGGGGCTCCTCTCCTTCCTCTTGGCCTTCGGGCTCTGTTGGAACCTTCACAGGGGCTTTTGGGGGAGGGCGCTGGTGGCGACAAGAGAGTCAGAGCTAGCTGCCAAGGCTATGGGCGTCAATGTCACCAGGATAAGGGTGGAGGCCTTTGCCCTCAGTGCCGGCCTGGGCGGGGTGGCAGGTGCCCTGTATGCCATGCCGTTGCGCTTCGTGATGCACGAGACCATCGAACCCTTGGAAAGCATCTATCTCTTCTTGGCCCTGATAGTGGGAGGGATGGGCTCGCTGGCCGCAGCCATACCAGCGGCGGCCTTGCTCATCTATCTCCCTACGGACGTGGTCCAGGTGGTGGGACGCCTTCCCGGTTTGGGTGTGGAGCTAGTGAGCAGGGCGCCTGGTCTCATCCAGGGGGCCTTGGTAGTGGCCGTGCTTCTGCTCCTGCCTAATGGGATTGTCCCGGCTCTAGGCCAGCTGGCCTCCTGGCGGCCGGCCTGGGGGCTTAGGCCCTGGCAGCTTTTGGCAGTTCAGTGGAGGGGAGCCAGCTCTGCCTTACGGAGGGGGCGGCCCATGGCCCTGGGGAAGTCACTGCGGCGAGAGGCGCCAGATAATGGCGATAAGGAGGTGTGA
- a CDS encoding branched-chain amino acid ABC transporter permease, producing MVDAIVALLRQMPVFLAPKPWEDWSLFSEQIARGVAIGSAYALVALAIVLVFRSSELLNFAQGEWGMFTTFVAWSLVVAGTAVGLTYVAAIALGAALAAVMFWGLVMRVRETLPLTRVAVTIAMFLMFNSAAVWIYARGQLPKYFPSPFGLQAVDLGPFTLSRHELGTLSFSLAVMLLLSWFFTRTKVGLAMRAAATNPEASRLMGINVNRMLTLGWAMGGALGSAAAFLIAPVTGLFTAFMFPVLIYAFAGAVVGGIVSPPGAVVGGILIGIGENLLGTYSPSWLGSEMKLPLILLTIMAVLVVRPMGIFGEPGGGRA from the coding sequence ATGGTGGACGCTATCGTGGCCCTGCTGAGGCAGATGCCCGTCTTCCTAGCGCCCAAGCCCTGGGAGGACTGGTCCCTCTTCAGCGAGCAGATAGCTAGAGGCGTGGCCATCGGCTCTGCGTACGCCTTGGTGGCGCTGGCCATCGTCCTGGTGTTTAGGTCCTCGGAGCTGCTCAACTTCGCCCAGGGCGAGTGGGGCATGTTCACCACCTTCGTAGCCTGGTCCCTCGTCGTCGCCGGGACGGCTGTAGGGTTGACGTATGTTGCGGCCATCGCTCTAGGGGCGGCCCTGGCGGCCGTTATGTTCTGGGGCTTGGTGATGCGGGTGAGGGAGACGCTGCCCCTCACTCGGGTGGCGGTGACCATAGCCATGTTCCTCATGTTCAACAGCGCCGCCGTGTGGATCTATGCCCGAGGGCAGCTACCCAAGTATTTCCCCAGCCCCTTTGGGCTCCAAGCGGTGGACCTGGGGCCCTTCACCCTGAGCCGGCATGAGCTGGGGACCCTTTCCTTTTCCCTAGCGGTGATGCTCCTTCTGTCGTGGTTCTTCACGCGGACGAAGGTGGGCCTTGCCATGAGGGCAGCTGCCACTAACCCCGAGGCCAGCCGCCTCATGGGCATTAACGTCAATAGGATGCTAACCCTGGGATGGGCCATGGGAGGGGCCCTGGGCTCGGCGGCCGCCTTCCTTATAGCGCCGGTGACCGGTCTCTTCACCGCCTTCATGTTCCCAGTCCTCATATATGCCTTTGCGGGGGCGGTGGTGGGAGGTATCGTTAGCCCACCTGGTGCGGTGGTGGGAGGCATCCTCATCGGGATAGGGGAGAACCTGTTGGGTACCTACTCGCCTAGCTGGCTGGGCAGTGAGATGAAGTTGCCCCTTATCTTGCTCACCATCATGGCCGTCCTGGTGGTGCGCCCCATGGGTATCTTCGGGGAGCCTGGAGGGGGACGGGCATGA
- a CDS encoding CaiB/BaiF CoA-transferase family protein yields MVTSPQTCPRHESRPKTQRLGGCYKPLSSLGRRRGASPRLEVSRPNATAQGAQGGGALEVDSAAGCFVAFWRILAAAGSGDMESQGPLAGLRVLELAHYIAGPFVGTVLAELGADVIKVEEPGRGDFLRRLGRPEWFAVEGRGKRSVALDLRRPEGRHLLLQLVQRADVLVENYRPGTLEGWGLGPERLWGVNPSLVVVRISGFGQTGPYRERPGYDGLAMAFSGALSLIGYPHLPTLPPPMPGVLLADYTAGLFAALGALAALRARDGDPQRRGQVVDMALYEAPLRFLAYLVTAYARTGEAPARGGGRSPVAVPGGCYLCRDGRFLIIRVLDETQWLAFCRAVGRDDWAQDESLALLEERQRRREEIEAATAAWAARLDSHEAERVLLQAGVVAGRVNTVAELLEDPHIQGRGNFVPVEDPVLGEVLVPSPVPRLSRTPGRVGRAPLLGEHTAQVLQEVLGYDQAKIAELARAGVVQGPGI; encoded by the coding sequence ATGGTGACCTCTCCCCAAACGTGTCCGCGTCATGAGTCCAGACCTAAGACGCAGCGCCTGGGGGGTTGTTACAAGCCCCTTTCATCACTTGGTAGGAGGAGGGGAGCCAGCCCACGCCTTGAGGTTTCGCGCCCTAACGCCACGGCCCAAGGCGCCCAGGGAGGTGGAGCGCTGGAGGTTGACAGTGCAGCTGGGTGCTTTGTAGCATTTTGGCGCATCCTGGCGGCGGCAGGGAGCGGAGATATGGAGTCGCAAGGGCCCCTCGCGGGCCTTCGTGTGCTTGAGTTGGCCCACTATATCGCGGGTCCCTTTGTGGGGACTGTCCTGGCCGAGCTGGGGGCCGACGTCATCAAGGTGGAGGAGCCAGGGCGGGGCGACTTCTTGCGCCGTCTGGGGCGTCCTGAATGGTTCGCCGTGGAGGGGAGGGGCAAGCGCTCGGTGGCCCTAGACCTGCGTCGGCCGGAGGGGCGACACCTCCTCCTGCAGCTGGTGCAGCGTGCCGATGTGCTGGTGGAGAACTATCGCCCGGGTACCCTGGAAGGGTGGGGCCTGGGCCCAGAGCGTCTGTGGGGGGTTAATCCCTCCCTAGTGGTGGTGCGTATATCGGGGTTTGGGCAGACGGGCCCATATCGCGAGCGGCCAGGATACGATGGACTGGCCATGGCCTTCTCAGGCGCCCTCTCCCTCATCGGCTATCCTCACCTCCCTACGCTTCCCCCACCCATGCCAGGGGTGCTGCTGGCCGACTATACCGCCGGCCTCTTCGCCGCCCTGGGAGCTCTTGCCGCCCTTCGGGCCCGGGATGGAGACCCCCAGAGGCGTGGCCAGGTGGTGGACATGGCCCTCTACGAAGCCCCCCTCCGCTTTTTGGCGTACCTGGTAACGGCCTACGCAAGGACGGGAGAGGCGCCCGCCAGGGGAGGAGGGCGGAGCCCCGTGGCGGTTCCCGGGGGATGCTACCTCTGCCGCGATGGTAGGTTCCTGATCATCAGGGTTCTGGATGAGACGCAGTGGCTAGCCTTCTGTCGGGCGGTGGGGAGGGATGACTGGGCCCAGGACGAGAGCCTGGCCCTCCTGGAGGAGAGGCAGCGGCGTCGGGAGGAGATAGAGGCGGCAACGGCCGCCTGGGCGGCACGCCTGGACTCCCATGAGGCGGAGAGGGTTCTGCTGCAAGCGGGCGTGGTGGCGGGCCGCGTCAACACCGTCGCTGAGCTGCTGGAGGACCCCCATATCCAGGGGAGGGGGAACTTCGTCCCCGTGGAGGACCCCGTGCTGGGGGAAGTGCTGGTGCCTAGCCCTGTGCCCAGGCTCAGCAGGACGCCTGGTCGGGTGGGGCGTGCCCCCTTGCTGGGCGAGCACACGGCCCAAGTCTTGCAGGAGGTGCTGGGATACGACCAAGCTAAGATAGCTGAGCTGGCCAGGGCTGGTGTGGTGCAGGGCCCGGGGATCTGA